In Planctomycetota bacterium, a single window of DNA contains:
- a CDS encoding 7-carboxy-7-deazaguanine synthase QueE produces the protein MANAPVVSVFSSIQGEGLYVGRPHLFIRLAGCNLRCSYCDTPEGLVIPKHCRIETAPFGKISHTCRNPMENGYLLHTIKRLTALFPHYHAIALTGGEPLLHAAFLKVFLRYLRRLKIPILLETNGTLPEQLKQVIDLIDIISMDIKMPSDAKSNNKLWESTKRFLTLADSKKTETYIKIIMNHTTPLAEYQKALRIIAGINKHIPVVLQPVSAVRWGVKTPVLNRIIRIHNIFTKELSDVRIIPQMHQIMGWK, from the coding sequence ATGGCTAACGCCCCTGTCGTTTCTGTATTTTCTTCCATCCAGGGCGAGGGATTATATGTCGGCCGGCCTCATCTTTTTATCCGCCTTGCCGGCTGTAACCTGCGATGCTCTTACTGCGATACCCCTGAAGGATTGGTCATACCCAAACATTGCCGGATAGAAACCGCGCCTTTTGGCAAAATCTCGCATACATGCCGCAATCCGATGGAGAACGGTTATCTGTTACACACCATAAAACGGCTGACCGCCCTATTCCCGCATTACCACGCCATTGCCCTGACCGGCGGAGAACCGTTATTGCATGCCGCATTCCTAAAGGTGTTTCTGCGCTACCTGAGGCGGCTAAAGATACCCATATTGCTTGAAACTAACGGCACCCTGCCTGAACAACTGAAACAAGTAATAGACCTGATAGATATTATATCCATGGATATCAAGATGCCGTCTGATGCCAAAAGCAATAACAAACTATGGGAATCGACTAAAAGATTTCTGACCCTGGCAGATAGTAAGAAAACAGAGACCTATATAAAAATTATAATGAATCACACCACCCCCCTGGCTGAATATCAGAAGGCGCTAAGGATTATTGCCGGCATCAATAAACACATTCCGGTGGTGCTCCAGCCGGTTTCCGCAGTCCGCTGGGGCGTAAAAACCCCGGTACTGAACCGGATTATTAGGATACACAATATATTTACTAAGGAGCTGTCCGATGTTAGAATCATCCCGCAGATGCATCAGATAATGGGATGGAAATAA